From Streptomyces yatensis, one genomic window encodes:
- a CDS encoding GNAT family N-acetyltransferase: MSDFEIRRATADDIPAIVAMLADDPLGAHRESLDDPAPYRAAFERLDRDPQQRLVVAVRDGRTVGTLQLTVIPGLSRRGATRSIIEGVRIHSEERGGGLGTQLIEWAVEESRREGCALVQLTSDATRIDAHRFYERLGFEASHVGFKLPLA; the protein is encoded by the coding sequence ATGAGCGACTTCGAGATACGGCGCGCGACCGCCGATGACATCCCGGCGATCGTGGCCATGCTCGCGGACGACCCGCTCGGCGCCCACCGGGAGTCCCTGGACGACCCGGCCCCGTACCGCGCCGCCTTCGAGCGGCTGGACCGGGATCCCCAGCAGCGGCTGGTCGTCGCGGTCCGGGACGGCCGCACCGTCGGCACGCTCCAGCTGACCGTGATCCCCGGGCTGTCGCGGCGCGGCGCCACCCGTTCGATCATCGAGGGGGTTCGGATCCACTCCGAGGAGCGCGGCGGCGGGCTCGGCACCCAGCTGATCGAATGGGCCGTCGAGGAGTCGCGCCGCGAGGGGTGCGCCCTGGTGCAGCTCACCTCGGACGCGACCCGGATCGACGCCCACCGCTTCTACGAGCGGCTCGGCTTCGAGGCCAGCCACGTCGGCTTCAAGCTGCCGCTGGCCTGA
- a CDS encoding MarR family winged helix-turn-helix transcriptional regulator, translated as MPEKAPSAVAPPAGQALAQGWCALSSLHGRIETHIERALQAGHDLSVREFSVLNVLSGQHDGDGGHLQMKQLADSVVLSQSATTRLVTRLEDRGLLSRYICPGDRRGIYTNVSDDGLKLLEEARPTHDAALREALADAARRPELAPLVAAVERLTATY; from the coding sequence ATGCCGGAGAAGGCGCCCAGCGCCGTCGCCCCGCCCGCAGGGCAGGCCCTCGCCCAGGGCTGGTGCGCCCTGTCCTCCCTGCACGGCCGGATAGAGACGCATATCGAGCGTGCGCTGCAGGCCGGGCACGATCTGAGCGTCCGCGAATTCTCCGTGCTCAACGTCCTCAGCGGACAGCACGACGGCGACGGCGGACATCTGCAGATGAAGCAGCTCGCCGACTCCGTCGTGCTCAGCCAGAGCGCCACGACCCGGCTGGTCACCCGGCTGGAGGACCGTGGGCTGCTCTCCCGCTACATCTGCCCCGGCGACCGTCGCGGCATCTACACCAACGTCAGCGACGACGGGCTCAAGCTCCTGGAGGAGGCGCGGCCGACGCACGACGCGGCGCTGCGCGAGGCCCTGGCCGACGCCGCCCGCCGACCGGAGCTGGCACCGCTGGTCGCCGCCGTCGAGAGGCTGACGGCGACGTACTGA
- a CDS encoding DUF2269 domain-containing protein — MQQLTRPVRRGLLVVHVVVSVGWLGLSLGMLALGITGAVADSAEEAGAMYRSMNVLGDWLLIPISLLALASGIVLSLGTPWGLARHRWVYVKFWLTLVTTGATAFALRASIDDAMADVVAGRAVGATTDLIVAPSVSLGVYTFLTAISVTKPWGLTARGRRLRATKRR, encoded by the coding sequence ATGCAGCAGCTCACCCGCCCCGTCCGCCGGGGCCTCCTCGTCGTGCATGTCGTCGTCTCCGTCGGATGGCTCGGGCTGTCCCTCGGGATGCTGGCCCTGGGGATCACCGGGGCCGTGGCCGATTCGGCCGAAGAGGCCGGGGCGATGTACCGGTCCATGAATGTGCTGGGCGACTGGCTGCTGATTCCGATCAGCCTGCTGGCGCTGGCCAGCGGGATCGTGCTGTCGCTGGGGACGCCCTGGGGGCTGGCCCGCCACCGGTGGGTGTACGTGAAGTTCTGGCTGACGCTGGTCACCACCGGCGCCACGGCGTTCGCCCTGCGCGCCAGTATCGACGACGCGATGGCCGATGTGGTGGCGGGCCGGGCGGTCGGGGCGACCACGGATCTGATCGTGGCACCGTCGGTCAGCCTGGGCGTCTACACCTTCCTCACCGCGATCTCGGTGACCAAGCCCTGGGGGCTGACCGCCCGGGGGCGACGGCTGCGGGCGACAAAGCGCCGATAG
- a CDS encoding HAD family hydrolase, with translation MTRLHLFDLDGTLIHGSAAAIEISHQLGLEREIAALERAFAGGELTTAQFAERACALWEELTEAHVAAAFEGAPWLVGIREVWADIRARGERCAVISLSPGFFVSRLLEWGADATYGSTWPAVPFREPVDPAGILTPAAKVRIADELCAKFGLTRDHCVAYGDSLSDAELFSVVPVSVAVNADHHVSEIASHAYAGRDLREAYELMGNRT, from the coding sequence ATGACCAGACTGCATCTGTTCGATCTGGACGGCACGCTCATCCACGGCTCCGCCGCCGCGATCGAGATCTCCCACCAGCTCGGTCTGGAGCGGGAGATCGCCGCGCTGGAGCGGGCGTTCGCGGGCGGGGAGCTGACGACGGCCCAGTTCGCCGAGCGGGCCTGCGCGCTGTGGGAGGAGCTGACGGAGGCCCATGTGGCGGCGGCGTTCGAGGGGGCGCCGTGGCTGGTGGGGATCCGTGAGGTGTGGGCGGACATCCGGGCGCGGGGCGAGCGCTGTGCGGTGATTTCGCTCTCGCCGGGCTTCTTCGTGTCGCGGCTGCTGGAGTGGGGCGCGGATGCCACCTACGGATCCACCTGGCCCGCCGTGCCGTTCCGGGAGCCGGTGGATCCGGCGGGGATCCTGACCCCGGCCGCGAAGGTCCGGATCGCCGATGAACTCTGTGCGAAGTTCGGGTTGACCAGGGACCACTGCGTGGCCTATGGGGATTCCCTCTCGGACGCGGAGCTGTTCTCGGTGGTGCCGGTCTCGGTCGCCGTGAACGCCGACCACCATGTGAGCGAAATCGCATCCCACGCCTATGCCGGTCGCGATCTCCGAGAGGCTTACGAATTGATGGGTAACCGCACGTAA
- a CDS encoding globin domain-containing protein: protein MDAPTTTSSAGSDGSGGNSGDWGWFTPSRRPAEEQGAPDRQSDERAPSRPVNPIRPVGTGADRRTPVEPPPAPGPGPSGPRPGERRVDERRVDDRRVDERRAPGPAAPGPMPPRREEHQRPDEAPAPQDVRPGPDSPFAAPETASPDAILLRRTMAEVEPISDKVTSYFYALLFVQHPELRPLFPAAMDAQRDRLFKAILTAARLIDDPDILTEFLTRLGRGHRKYGTQPEHYPAVGECLIGALTRYAVTTWTDEAEAAWVRAYTAISQIMIDAAAEDELRAPAWWQAEVVGHEPRTHDIAVITVRPDQPYPFLAGQYTSVETPWWPRVWRHYSFASAPRSDGLLSFHVKAIPAGWVSSALVHRARPGDVIRLGPPAGSMTVDHSSDNGLLCLGGGTGIAPIKALVEDVADYGRHRPVEVFYGARNDHDLYDIDTMLRLAQKHPWLAVRPVVSDGPTNGLSGRLPDAVRQYGPWNAFDAYLSGPPGMIRSGVDALVGIGIPSHRIRHDSIEELAAAAE, encoded by the coding sequence ATGGACGCTCCGACCACCACATCGTCGGCCGGCAGCGACGGCTCCGGCGGAAACAGTGGCGACTGGGGCTGGTTCACCCCGAGCAGGCGACCGGCCGAGGAGCAGGGGGCCCCGGACCGGCAGAGCGACGAGCGTGCGCCCAGCCGTCCGGTGAATCCGATACGGCCGGTCGGCACCGGAGCCGACCGCCGTACGCCCGTGGAGCCGCCCCCCGCGCCCGGTCCGGGGCCGTCCGGCCCGCGGCCCGGCGAACGCCGGGTGGACGAACGCCGGGTGGACGACCGTCGGGTGGACGAGCGCCGGGCCCCCGGCCCCGCGGCCCCCGGCCCCATGCCCCCCAGGCGCGAGGAGCATCAGCGTCCCGATGAGGCCCCGGCCCCGCAGGACGTGCGGCCCGGCCCGGACTCGCCGTTCGCCGCCCCCGAGACCGCCTCGCCCGACGCGATCCTCCTGCGCCGCACGATGGCCGAAGTCGAGCCCATCAGCGACAAGGTCACCTCGTACTTCTACGCGCTGCTCTTCGTCCAGCACCCCGAGCTGCGGCCGCTCTTCCCCGCCGCCATGGACGCCCAGCGCGACCGGCTGTTCAAGGCGATACTGACCGCCGCCCGGCTCATCGACGACCCCGACATCCTCACCGAGTTCCTCACCCGGCTCGGCCGCGGCCACCGTAAGTACGGCACCCAGCCCGAGCACTACCCCGCCGTCGGCGAATGCCTGATCGGCGCGCTCACCCGCTACGCGGTCACCACCTGGACCGACGAGGCCGAGGCCGCCTGGGTGCGTGCCTACACCGCGATCTCCCAGATCATGATCGACGCGGCGGCCGAGGACGAACTGCGCGCCCCCGCGTGGTGGCAGGCCGAGGTGGTCGGGCATGAGCCGCGCACCCACGACATCGCCGTGATCACCGTCCGCCCGGACCAGCCGTACCCCTTTCTGGCGGGCCAGTACACCTCAGTGGAGACGCCCTGGTGGCCGCGGGTGTGGCGGCACTATTCGTTCGCCTCGGCGCCGCGCTCCGACGGGCTGCTCTCCTTCCATGTGAAGGCCATTCCGGCCGGCTGGGTGTCCTCCGCGCTGGTGCACCGGGCCCGCCCCGGCGATGTGATCCGCCTCGGGCCCCCCGCCGGGTCCATGACGGTCGACCACTCCAGCGACAACGGGCTGCTCTGCCTGGGCGGCGGCACCGGTATCGCGCCGATCAAGGCACTGGTCGAGGACGTCGCCGACTACGGCCGCCACCGTCCGGTCGAGGTCTTCTACGGCGCCCGCAATGATCACGACCTGTACGACATCGACACCATGCTGCGGCTGGCGCAGAAGCATCCGTGGCTCGCGGTCCGCCCCGTCGTCTCCGACGGCCCGACCAACGGCCTCAGCGGCCGGCTGCCGGACGCCGTGCGGCAGTACGGCCCGTGGAACGCGTTCGACGCGTATCTCTCCGGGCCGCCCGGGATGATCCGCAGCGGTGTCGACGCCCTGGTGGGCATCGGTATTCCGTCCCACCGGATCCGGCACGACTCCATCGAGGAGCTCGCCGCGGCCGCGGAATAG
- a CDS encoding NUDIX domain-containing protein has protein sequence MTERPVVKRTARAILLEGEAAPRMILIKRTKPGQAPYWITPGGGMEPEDATVVEALHREVDEELGAKVTDVVPAFVDTVPHPDEGADGAQGAQGAGGGGGAGGAGGVKVQHFFVCRLASMDLTRRHGPEVDEPCGDYDVVSVPFTREGIASVEVVPPSLRAYLDANIEGVLALLADDLG, from the coding sequence ATGACCGAACGACCTGTGGTCAAACGCACCGCTCGCGCCATTCTCCTCGAGGGCGAGGCCGCCCCCCGGATGATCCTGATCAAGCGCACCAAGCCCGGACAGGCGCCGTACTGGATCACACCGGGTGGCGGGATGGAGCCCGAGGACGCGACCGTCGTCGAGGCCCTGCACCGCGAGGTGGACGAGGAGTTGGGAGCGAAGGTGACCGATGTGGTGCCCGCGTTCGTGGACACCGTCCCCCATCCCGATGAGGGCGCGGACGGCGCCCAGGGCGCCCAGGGCGCTGGCGGGGGTGGTGGCGCCGGTGGCGCCGGCGGGGTGAAGGTGCAGCACTTCTTCGTCTGCAGACTCGCCTCGATGGACCTCACCCGGCGGCACGGCCCGGAGGTGGATGAGCCGTGCGGGGATTACGACGTGGTGAGCGTCCCGTTCACCCGTGAGGGGATCGCCTCGGTCGAGGTGGTGCCGCCCTCGCTGCGGGCCTATCTCGACGCAAACATCGAGGGTGTGCTGGCCCTGCTCGCGGACGACCTCGGCTAG
- a CDS encoding LysR family transcriptional regulator: MDLALLRTFVAVHRAGSFTRAAGLLGLSQPAVTGQIRTLERQLGRPLFLRTARGVVPTTVGDELAHKAAPHLDALVEITEAGLDDDRSALRTLHLAGPPEFTALRVLPALTTLVTQGLAVRCAFGSTEELFEGLGAGHHDLVITTARPRGRLLAATPLCDEEHVLVAAPRWAARLGGPAVLQVKGVRALEALPVVEVHESLPLVTRYWSAVFDTRPVTAGTIIAPDLRAVLACVAEGAGLGVLPRYLCMDALDAGEVVALLNPPVPPLRTYFLVVRTGALALPHIARAHEWLLRAAVDW; encoded by the coding sequence ATGGATCTGGCCCTCTTACGCACCTTTGTCGCGGTTCACCGCGCCGGGTCCTTCACGCGCGCCGCCGGGCTGCTCGGCCTCTCCCAGCCCGCCGTCACCGGCCAGATACGCACCCTGGAGCGGCAGCTGGGCCGCCCCTTGTTCCTCCGTACGGCGCGCGGCGTCGTGCCCACGACCGTCGGGGACGAACTCGCCCACAAGGCCGCGCCGCATCTCGACGCCCTCGTGGAGATCACCGAGGCCGGTCTCGACGACGACCGCTCGGCGCTGCGCACCCTGCATCTCGCGGGCCCCCCGGAGTTCACCGCGCTGCGCGTCCTGCCCGCGCTGACCACCCTCGTCACCCAGGGCCTGGCGGTGCGCTGCGCCTTCGGCAGCACCGAGGAGCTGTTCGAGGGGCTGGGCGCCGGCCATCACGACCTGGTCATCACCACTGCCCGGCCGCGGGGCCGGCTGCTGGCCGCCACCCCGCTGTGCGACGAGGAGCATGTGCTGGTCGCGGCCCCGCGCTGGGCGGCCCGGCTCGGTGGTCCCGCGGTGCTCCAGGTCAAGGGGGTGCGCGCGCTGGAGGCGCTGCCCGTCGTCGAGGTGCACGAGAGCCTGCCGCTGGTCACCCGCTACTGGTCGGCCGTCTTCGACACCCGGCCGGTCACCGCCGGCACGATCATCGCGCCCGATCTGCGCGCGGTGCTCGCCTGCGTCGCCGAGGGCGCCGGGCTCGGCGTCCTGCCGCGCTATCTGTGCATGGACGCGCTGGACGCCGGGGAGGTCGTGGCGCTGCTCAACCCGCCGGTGCCGCCCCTGCGCACCTATTTCCTGGTGGTGCGGACGGGGGCGCTCGCGCTGCCGCATATCGCGCGGGCGCACGAATGGCTGTTGCGCGCGGCTGTCGACTGGTGA
- a CDS encoding cystathionine gamma-lyase, with protein MTGDGTRAVRAGLPEAEAYEPTLPGPVFAAHYHLPGDAAGPYTYGRDANPTWSLLERAIGELESPGNDAETVVFSSGMGAISAVLLSQLRQGDAAVLPTDGYQLLPALIERLQGYGVTVHTAPTDGDAQLDALDDRTKLLWLETPSNPGLDVCDIRRLAEAAHARGTLVAVDNTLATPLGQRPLELGADFAVASGTKALTGHGDVLLGYVTCRDPRLAAEVRAWRKTVGAIPGPMEAWLAHRSLATLQLRVDRQAATALALAEALRERPEITGLRHPGLPTDPAHRVAAGQMRGGRFGCVVSFTLPDKECAERFLDALRLVDDATSFGGVRSTAERRGRWGGDAVPEGFIRFSVGAEDPDDLIADVLRALDAASAAAGG; from the coding sequence ATGACCGGCGACGGCACCCGCGCCGTACGGGCCGGACTGCCCGAGGCCGAGGCGTACGAACCGACGCTGCCCGGCCCGGTCTTCGCCGCCCACTACCACCTCCCCGGCGACGCCGCCGGCCCCTACACCTACGGCCGGGACGCCAACCCCACCTGGTCCCTGCTGGAGCGGGCGATCGGCGAGCTGGAGTCACCGGGCAACGACGCCGAGACGGTCGTCTTCTCCTCCGGGATGGGCGCGATCTCGGCCGTACTGCTGTCCCAGCTGCGTCAGGGCGACGCGGCCGTGCTGCCGACGGACGGCTATCAGCTGCTCCCGGCGCTGATCGAGCGGCTGCAGGGCTACGGGGTCACCGTGCACACCGCCCCGACCGACGGGGACGCCCAGCTGGACGCCCTGGACGACCGGACGAAGCTGCTCTGGCTGGAAACCCCGTCCAATCCCGGACTGGACGTCTGTGACATCCGCCGGCTCGCCGAGGCCGCGCACGCCCGCGGCACGCTGGTCGCCGTCGACAACACGCTCGCCACCCCGCTCGGCCAGCGGCCGCTGGAGCTCGGCGCGGACTTCGCCGTGGCGAGCGGCACCAAGGCGCTCACCGGCCACGGCGATGTCCTGCTCGGCTATGTGACCTGCCGCGATCCGCGGCTCGCCGCGGAGGTGCGGGCCTGGCGCAAGACGGTGGGCGCGATCCCCGGCCCCATGGAGGCCTGGCTCGCCCACCGCTCCCTGGCCACCCTCCAGCTGCGCGTCGACCGCCAGGCGGCGACCGCCCTGGCCCTCGCCGAGGCGCTGCGCGAGCGCCCCGAGATCACCGGGCTGCGCCACCCCGGCCTGCCGACCGATCCCGCCCACCGGGTCGCGGCCGGGCAGATGCGCGGCGGGCGCTTCGGCTGCGTGGTCTCCTTCACCCTGCCGGACAAGGAGTGCGCTGAGCGCTTCCTGGACGCGCTGCGGCTGGTGGACGACGCCACCAGTTTCGGCGGGGTGCGCTCCACGGCGGAGCGGCGCGGACGGTGGGGCGGCGACGCGGTGCCCGAGGGGTTCATCCGGTTCTCGGTGGGCGCGGAGGACCCGGACGATCTGATCGCCGATGTGCTGCGGGCGCTCGACGCGGCCTCCGCCGCGGCGGGTGGCTGA
- a CDS encoding low molecular weight protein-tyrosine-phosphatase — protein MRDPSPYRVCFVCTGNICRSPMAESVFRAHAAEAGLDGRVEVDSAGTGPWHEGDGADRRAIDVLTAHGYEQDHIARQFQAGWFDHLDLVIALDSGHLHELRALAPTPHDAAKVRLLRSYDPDADQNALGGLDVPDPYFGGTDDFEECLDMIEAASGGLLDAVTGAIDATESAAGVSSATESAAEETPEQAVQSAESTKSASAADGPDAGKESA, from the coding sequence ATGAGAGACCCGTCGCCCTACCGTGTCTGCTTTGTCTGCACCGGCAACATATGCCGCTCGCCGATGGCCGAATCCGTCTTCCGCGCCCATGCCGCGGAGGCCGGGCTGGACGGCCGGGTCGAGGTGGACAGCGCGGGCACCGGGCCCTGGCACGAGGGCGACGGGGCCGACCGCCGCGCCATCGACGTGCTCACCGCACATGGCTATGAGCAGGATCACATCGCACGGCAGTTCCAGGCCGGCTGGTTCGATCACCTCGATCTGGTGATCGCCCTCGACAGCGGCCATCTCCATGAGCTGCGCGCACTCGCGCCGACCCCGCACGACGCCGCGAAGGTGCGGCTGCTGCGCAGCTACGACCCGGACGCGGACCAGAACGCGCTGGGCGGCCTCGATGTGCCCGACCCCTACTTCGGCGGGACGGACGACTTCGAGGAGTGCCTGGACATGATCGAGGCCGCCAGCGGCGGGCTGCTGGACGCGGTCACGGGGGCCATCGACGCGACGGAGAGCGCCGCCGGGGTCTCCTCGGCGACGGAGAGCGCCGCCGAGGAGACCCCGGAGCAGGCCGTCCAGAGCGCCGAAAGCACGAAGAGCGCGTCGGCCGCCGATGGCCCGGACGCGGGGAAGGAGTCCGCATGA
- a CDS encoding phage holin family protein, giving the protein MKNFLVKTIANAGALGVAIWLLNDITLTGDNTGRQALTLILVALVFGVVNVVVKPIVKLLAFPLFILTLGLITLVINALMLLLTSWLAGKLDLSFHVDGFGTAVLGGLIVSIVAWALHVVLPDDKD; this is encoded by the coding sequence ATGAAGAATTTTCTCGTCAAGACGATCGCGAACGCCGGTGCCCTCGGCGTCGCCATCTGGCTACTCAACGACATCACGCTCACCGGTGACAACACCGGCCGCCAAGCGCTCACCCTCATTCTCGTCGCGCTGGTCTTCGGTGTGGTGAACGTGGTGGTCAAGCCGATCGTCAAGCTCCTGGCTTTTCCGTTGTTCATCCTGACCCTCGGGCTGATCACGCTGGTGATCAACGCCCTGATGCTGCTGTTGACCTCCTGGCTGGCCGGAAAGCTGGATCTGAGCTTCCACGTCGACGGCTTCGGCACCGCGGTGCTCGGTGGCCTGATCGTCTCCATAGTCGCGTGGGCCCTGCACGTCGTGCTGCCCGATGACAAGGACTGA
- a CDS encoding cupin domain-containing protein, with translation MKAFRLDELEAERAANNGAYLQFLRERNMSVGLYALDAGQPDPQSPHNQDEVYVVVSGRASVTVGMETTQVARGSVVYVPAGTAHKFHHITEDLRVLVVFSPPEG, from the coding sequence ATGAAGGCGTTCCGGCTGGATGAGCTGGAGGCGGAGCGGGCCGCGAACAACGGCGCGTATCTGCAGTTCCTGCGGGAGCGGAACATGTCCGTGGGGCTGTACGCGCTGGACGCGGGCCAGCCCGATCCGCAGTCGCCGCACAACCAGGACGAGGTCTACGTGGTGGTGAGCGGCCGGGCGTCGGTCACGGTGGGAATGGAGACGACGCAGGTGGCGCGGGGCAGCGTGGTGTACGTACCGGCGGGCACGGCGCACAAGTTCCATCACATCACCGAGGACCTGAGGGTGCTGGTGGTGTTCTCGCCGCCCGAGGGCTGA
- a CDS encoding DUF5326 family protein, whose translation MTTKGIFRGLPWWVTWIAIPVLILAVFGGLIMSVIGFLVSFVFKALLLVALIAGLIYVVRKFTA comes from the coding sequence GTGACCACGAAGGGGATATTCCGGGGCTTGCCATGGTGGGTGACCTGGATCGCGATACCGGTCCTCATCCTCGCCGTGTTCGGCGGTCTGATCATGAGCGTGATCGGGTTCCTGGTGAGCTTTGTCTTCAAGGCGCTGCTGCTGGTGGCGCTGATCGCCGGGCTGATCTACGTCGTACGGAAGTTCACCGCCTGA
- a CDS encoding SsgA family sporulation/cell division regulator gives MRDTVQAEVTMTFLVSQDLSFRIPVELSYDSSDPYAVEITFHLPGDAPVSWAFARELLLDGLSRPTGEGDVRIAPASPEGLSDVFIRLQVGCERALFRAGAAPLVAFLDRTDRVVPFGQEPAACDPVGDLDAELDRILAEDRYAG, from the coding sequence ATGCGTGACACAGTTCAGGCGGAAGTGACGATGACCTTCCTGGTCTCGCAGGATCTCTCCTTCCGGATCCCGGTCGAGCTGTCCTACGACAGCAGCGACCCCTATGCCGTCGAGATCACCTTCCATCTGCCCGGCGACGCGCCGGTGAGCTGGGCCTTCGCGCGGGAGCTGCTGCTGGACGGGCTGAGCAGACCCACCGGTGAGGGCGATGTGCGCATCGCTCCCGCCTCCCCCGAGGGGCTTTCGGACGTCTTCATCAGACTCCAGGTCGGCTGTGAACGGGCCCTGTTCCGGGCCGGGGCCGCCCCTCTGGTGGCCTTCCTCGATCGGACGGACCGGGTGGTGCCTTTCGGCCAGGAGCCGGCGGCCTGCGATCCGGTCGGCGATCTCGACGCCGAACTCGACCGCATCCTGGCCGAGGACCGGTACGCGGGCTGA
- a CDS encoding YibE/F family protein, with protein MTAIQQDHPPEQPRPSDQAHDHGHGHSHGHSHGHGPAAPVSARLRKIIALVLIPFAVAVVAGLIALWPGGTPDHKASGRSGLGFDQQTVAGRVVKVEEVNCADVNAQPQAPTEPGQDSAAQSGAPGQGGKKSVCEKATIEVTSGKDKGRTFPEIVQPNASRQFSAGQELKLAYAPKAPKELQYSVSDVDRSMPMALLAGLFALAVVVVGRLRGVFALVALAISFGVLTLFILPAILQGSNPLVVAVVGGSAIMLLALYMCHGLTARTSVAVLGTLVSLLLIGVLGSLFIAWASLTGNTDDQTGLVHGLYPNIEIRGLLLAGVIIGSLGVLDDVTVTQTSAVWELRAADPTASRRRLYGAAMRIGRDHIASVVNTLVLAYAGASLPLLLLFSIADTGVGTVATSEIVAEEIVRTLVGSIGLVASVPVTTALAVLVVSADRTPAADGGTGRGADAGGAQGARTGRGGRGRRRRAKTR; from the coding sequence GTGACCGCCATCCAGCAGGACCACCCGCCAGAGCAGCCCCGCCCCTCCGATCAGGCGCACGACCACGGCCACGGCCATTCCCACGGCCACTCGCACGGTCATGGCCCCGCCGCTCCCGTTTCCGCCCGCCTTCGCAAGATCATCGCGCTGGTGCTCATCCCCTTCGCCGTCGCCGTCGTCGCCGGTCTGATCGCGCTCTGGCCGGGCGGCACGCCCGACCACAAGGCGAGCGGCCGCAGCGGTCTCGGCTTCGACCAGCAGACCGTCGCCGGACGGGTGGTGAAGGTCGAGGAGGTGAACTGCGCGGACGTCAACGCCCAGCCGCAGGCACCGACCGAGCCCGGCCAGGACAGCGCCGCCCAGAGCGGCGCCCCTGGGCAGGGCGGGAAGAAGAGCGTCTGCGAGAAGGCCACCATCGAGGTCACCTCGGGCAAGGACAAAGGCCGCACCTTCCCCGAAATCGTCCAGCCCAACGCCTCGCGTCAATTCAGCGCCGGGCAGGAGCTGAAGCTGGCGTACGCCCCCAAGGCGCCCAAGGAACTTCAGTACTCCGTGTCCGACGTCGACCGGTCGATGCCGATGGCGCTGCTGGCGGGACTGTTCGCGCTGGCCGTCGTGGTGGTGGGGCGGCTGCGCGGGGTGTTCGCGCTGGTGGCGCTGGCGATCAGCTTCGGGGTGCTGACGCTGTTCATCCTCCCGGCGATACTCCAGGGTTCCAATCCGCTGGTGGTCGCGGTCGTCGGGGGCAGTGCGATCATGCTTCTCGCGCTCTATATGTGCCATGGGCTGACGGCCCGTACCTCGGTCGCCGTACTCGGCACCCTGGTGTCACTGCTGCTGATCGGGGTGCTGGGCTCGCTGTTCATCGCCTGGGCGAGCCTGACCGGCAATACGGACGACCAGACCGGGCTGGTGCACGGCCTCTATCCGAACATCGAGATACGCGGGCTGCTGCTGGCGGGCGTGATCATCGGCTCGCTGGGCGTGCTGGACGATGTGACGGTCACCCAGACCTCGGCGGTGTGGGAGCTGAGGGCCGCGGACCCGACCGCGTCCCGGCGCAGGCTCTACGGAGCGGCGATGCGGATCGGGCGGGACCACATCGCCTCCGTGGTGAACACGCTGGTGCTGGCGTACGCGGGCGCGTCGCTTCCGCTGCTGTTGCTGTTCTCCATCGCGGACACCGGTGTGGGCACGGTCGCCACGAGCGAGATCGTCGCGGAGGAAATCGTACGGACGCTGGTGGGCAGCATCGGGCTCGTCGCGTCGGTGCCGGTGACCACGGCGCTGGCCGTGCTCGTGGTCTCCGCGGACCGCACCCCGGCGGCGGACGGCGGCACGGGGCGGGGGGCCGACGCGGGCGGCGCCCAGGGGGCCAGGACCGGCCGGGGCGGACGCGGGCGGCGGCGCCGGGCCAAGACGCGCTGA